A window from Burkholderiales bacterium encodes these proteins:
- the moaD gene encoding molybdopterin synthase sulfur carrier subunit, whose amino-acid sequence MVKILYFARLREALGTGAEEVAMVSGIRDVASLVEWLRSRGSPWAEELAPGRAVRVAVNQRMADLGTAVGDGDEVAFFPPVTGG is encoded by the coding sequence ATGGTGAAGATCCTATATTTCGCGCGGCTACGGGAGGCCCTCGGGACCGGCGCCGAGGAGGTGGCCATGGTCTCGGGCATTCGCGACGTGGCTTCCCTGGTGGAATGGCTGCGCTCGCGGGGAAGCCCGTGGGCCGAGGAGCTGGCGCCAGGGCGGGCCGTTCGGGTGGCCGTGAACCAGCGCATGGCAGACCTGGGCACCGCCGTCGGAGACGGCGACGAAGTCGCCTTTTTCCCCCCCGTGACGGGAGGCTGA
- a CDS encoding hypothetical protein (possible pseudo, frameshifted), with protein sequence MSIIKHAHHGFDVDQPGKDSYRHREAGAFEVLVTSPSRWVLMHELRGRPEPALEEHLKRFSPCDLVLIEGFKKEDFPKLEVHRKATGRPLLYPTDRHVVAVATDEPLDTPLPQFRLDDYEAICGFIMDHTGLRWRPGVGAPS encoded by the coding sequence GTGTCGATCATCAAGCACGCGCACCATGGGTTCGATGTGGACCAGCCGGGAAAGGACTCGTACCGGCACCGGGAGGCCGGCGCCTTCGAAGTGCTGGTCACTTCGCCGAGCCGCTGGGTGCTGATGCACGAGCTGCGGGGTCGGCCCGAGCCCGCCTTGGAAGAGCACCTCAAGCGCTTCTCGCCTTGCGATCTGGTGCTGATCGAGGGCTTTAAGAAAGAAGACTTCCCCAAGCTGGAAGTGCACCGCAAGGCGACCGGGAGGCCGCTCCTTTACCCCACGGACCGCCACGTGGTGGCGGTGGCCACCGACGAGCCCCTCGATACCCCGTTGCCCCAGTTCCGGCTCGACGATTACGAGGCCATCTGCGGCTTTATAATGGACCACACGGGTCTGCGCTGGCGGCCGGGGGTGGGCGCGCCGAGCTGA
- a CDS encoding hypothetical protein (possible pseudo, frameshifted): MERSLILGRVPLENLPAGVPVAQEHAPASVLPLEEVEKQHILNVLRAVSGNKSEAARRLGISRKTLERKCALWKVS; this comes from the coding sequence GTGGAGCGCTCCCTGATCCTCGGGCGGGTGCCCCTGGAGAACCTGCCGGCGGGCGTGCCCGTGGCTCAAGAGCACGCCCCCGCTTCCGTCCTGCCCCTGGAAGAAGTGGAGAAGCAGCATATCCTCAACGTCCTGCGGGCGGTCTCGGGCAACAAGTCCGAGGCGGCGCGGCGGCTCGGGATTTCCCGCAAGACCCTGGAGCGCAAGTGCGCTCTGTGGAAGGTCTCTTGA
- a CDS encoding LysR family transcriptional regulator, which translates to MLYFAYMQILEPELAWSLQGDEKLLLDGGFLALLRAVGATGSLARAARATGVSYRHAWGQIVRAAQGLGAPLVQLEQGRGARLTPVGERLLAMDARLRRRLNTEAAPLLAELAEALPHLEKPSGGALPIRASHDLLLAALRERLDSALPIDIVFQGSSESLESLRRGQCRLAGFHLCPQTLPDGRRMLEPFLRGHSIVIVLLAWREQGLMVGQGNPWSIRKLADLTRPQVRFINRQRGSGTRLLFDRLLAEAGVSAVGITGYSHEEFTHQAVAATVASGGADAGFGIRAAAHLYGLEFIPLAREAYYLACRRRSLGEPAVQKLLQAIRGSELRAAAAALPGYDVTGAGKIFSLSELLASETMSSKPAGGPHHGGS; encoded by the coding sequence ATGCTCTATTTTGCATATATGCAAATCCTTGAACCCGAGCTTGCCTGGTCCCTTCAAGGGGATGAAAAGCTCCTCCTGGACGGAGGCTTTCTCGCCTTGCTCCGGGCGGTGGGCGCCACCGGCTCCCTCGCCCGGGCGGCGCGGGCGACGGGCGTTTCTTATCGCCACGCCTGGGGGCAGATCGTCCGGGCCGCCCAGGGGCTGGGCGCTCCCCTGGTGCAACTGGAACAGGGCCGGGGCGCGCGCCTCACTCCCGTCGGGGAACGCCTCCTGGCCATGGATGCCCGCTTGAGGCGGCGGCTGAACACCGAAGCCGCGCCCCTCCTCGCAGAACTGGCCGAGGCGCTCCCCCACCTCGAAAAACCCAGCGGCGGAGCGCTCCCCATCCGCGCGAGCCATGATCTGTTGCTGGCGGCCTTGCGGGAGCGGCTCGATTCAGCCCTGCCCATCGACATCGTTTTTCAGGGAAGCTCGGAAAGCCTGGAGTCCCTACGGCGCGGCCAGTGCCGGCTCGCCGGATTCCACCTGTGCCCGCAAACCCTGCCTGACGGGCGGCGCATGCTGGAGCCGTTCCTCCGCGGCCATTCCATCGTCATCGTTCTGCTCGCCTGGCGGGAGCAGGGATTGATGGTGGGGCAAGGCAATCCCTGGTCGATCCGGAAGCTGGCCGATCTTACCCGCCCGCAGGTGCGTTTCATCAACCGCCAGCGGGGATCCGGAACGAGGCTGCTCTTCGACCGGCTGCTGGCCGAGGCCGGCGTGTCCGCCGTGGGCATCACCGGCTATTCCCACGAGGAATTCACCCATCAGGCGGTGGCCGCCACGGTGGCGAGCGGCGGTGCCGACGCGGGCTTCGGCATCCGCGCCGCGGCCCATCTCTACGGCCTGGAGTTCATCCCGCTGGCCCGGGAAGCCTACTATCTCGCCTGCCGGCGCAGAAGCCTGGGGGAGCCGGCCGTGCAGAAACTTTTGCAGGCGATCCGCGGATCCGAGTTGCGGGCCGCGGCCGCGGCGCTCCCCGGCTACGACGTGACCGGGGCCGGAAAGATTTTCAGCCTGTCGGAGTTGCTGGCATCGGAAACGATGTCCTCGAAGCCGGCCGGCGGCCCACACCATGGAGGCTCTTGA
- a CDS encoding ABC transporter ATP-binding protein — MDRSATKLDASLLPLVLTEVSYRAGGRILIDRITAEIGPGQRTVILGPNGAGKSVLMRLCHGLLAPTSGSIRWNAPEAPGEPRRQAMVFQRPVMLRRSAIDNIRYALKLSHVPRREREARAWQALERVGLSALADRPARVLSGGEQQRLALARAWALKPEVLFLDEPTANLDPGASREVEAIIAAIHAEGTKIVMTTHNLGQARRLADEVLFLYEGRLVERSAADQFFRKPASVEAEAFIQGELPWH, encoded by the coding sequence ATGGATAGGTCCGCGACCAAGCTCGACGCCTCCTTGCTGCCCCTCGTCCTCACGGAGGTGAGCTACCGGGCCGGCGGCCGCATCCTCATCGACCGCATCACGGCGGAGATCGGGCCGGGGCAGCGCACCGTCATCCTTGGGCCCAACGGAGCGGGCAAGAGCGTGCTCATGCGCCTGTGCCACGGGCTGCTCGCCCCGACCAGCGGCTCGATACGCTGGAACGCGCCGGAGGCGCCCGGCGAGCCCCGGCGGCAAGCCATGGTGTTCCAGCGGCCGGTGATGCTGCGCCGCTCGGCCATCGACAACATCCGCTATGCCCTGAAGCTTTCCCACGTGCCGCGGCGAGAGCGGGAAGCCCGGGCCTGGCAGGCCCTGGAGCGGGTCGGGCTTTCCGCCCTCGCCGATCGTCCGGCCCGGGTGCTCTCCGGTGGCGAGCAGCAGCGCCTGGCCCTCGCCCGGGCCTGGGCCTTGAAGCCCGAGGTCCTGTTCTTGGACGAGCCCACGGCCAACCTGGACCCGGGGGCCTCTCGGGAGGTGGAGGCCATCATCGCCGCGATCCATGCCGAAGGGACCAAGATCGTGATGACCACCCACAACCTGGGGCAGGCGCGCCGCCTTGCCGACGAGGTCCTGTTCCTCTACGAGGGGCGGCTGGTGGAGCGGAGCGCCGCAGACCAGTTTTTCCGCAAACCCGCCTCGGTCGAAGCCGAGGCATTCATTCAGGGAGAGCTTCCATGGCATTGA
- a CDS encoding hypothetical protein (possible pseudo, frameshifted) has translation MAAPLALAALLPLTLLRWRMNLLSLPDDEARALGVNTAALRLAVVCAATLMTAASVAVSGVIGWVGLLVPHAARLLVGPDFGRLLPLSMVFGACYLLAVDTLARTLAAIEIPPGVLTAVIGTPVFLWLLATTRRGW, from the coding sequence GTGGCGGCTCCCCTGGCCCTCGCCGCGCTGCTGCCGCTCACGCTGTTGCGCTGGCGCATGAATCTCCTCTCGCTCCCGGACGACGAGGCCCGGGCCCTGGGGGTGAACACGGCGGCCCTGCGCCTCGCAGTGGTGTGCGCGGCCACCCTCATGACCGCGGCAAGCGTCGCGGTGAGCGGGGTGATCGGCTGGGTCGGGCTCCTCGTGCCCCACGCGGCCCGGCTCCTGGTGGGGCCGGACTTCGGCCGCCTGCTGCCCCTCAGCATGGTGTTCGGGGCGTGCTATCTGCTGGCGGTGGACACGCTGGCGCGGACCCTGGCGGCGATCGAAATCCCTCCCGGCGTGCTCACCGCCGTGATCGGGACGCCGGTGTTCCTGTGGCTGCTCGCCACCACCCGGCGGGGATGGTGA
- the modA gene encoding molybdate ABC transporter substrate-binding protein translates to MGRRTWAVLAAFVWALSFGWPARAGEAPVIAAASDLQFALSEIAQQFERQTGHRLRLSYGSSGNLYHQILQGGPFQLFLSADEDYVLRLAAQGRTEDTGTLYAVGRIVLFVPKGSPLEPDGRLEDLARALDEGRLRRFAIANPEHAPYGRAAEAALRRRGLWEKIAPRLVLGENVSQAAQFAASGSAQGSIIAYSLALSPKLKELGRFALIPEDWHPPLRQRMVLMRGAGEVARLFYRYLQSSDAREVFRRYGFVLPAEGG, encoded by the coding sequence ATGGGCCGCAGGACCTGGGCGGTGCTCGCCGCCTTCGTCTGGGCGCTTTCGTTCGGCTGGCCAGCGCGGGCCGGGGAGGCGCCAGTCATCGCCGCTGCCTCTGACCTTCAGTTCGCGCTGTCGGAAATTGCCCAGCAGTTCGAAAGACAAACGGGCCATCGGCTGCGGCTGAGCTACGGCTCGTCGGGGAATCTCTATCACCAGATCCTCCAAGGCGGGCCGTTCCAGCTGTTTCTGTCCGCCGATGAAGATTACGTCTTACGCCTGGCTGCGCAGGGACGCACTGAGGACACGGGCACACTCTATGCCGTGGGGCGCATCGTGCTGTTTGTTCCCAAAGGCTCGCCCCTCGAGCCGGACGGCCGGCTCGAGGACTTGGCGCGCGCCTTGGATGAGGGGCGGTTGCGCCGTTTCGCCATCGCCAATCCTGAGCACGCTCCCTACGGAAGGGCGGCAGAAGCGGCGTTGCGTCGGCGGGGGTTGTGGGAGAAGATCGCGCCCCGGCTCGTGCTGGGAGAGAATGTTTCCCAGGCGGCCCAGTTCGCCGCTTCTGGCTCCGCCCAAGGGAGCATCATCGCCTATTCTTTGGCGCTATCGCCCAAGCTCAAGGAGCTGGGTCGGTTCGCCCTGATCCCCGAGGACTGGCATCCGCCGTTACGCCAACGCATGGTACTCATGCGCGGCGCAGGGGAGGTTGCGCGGCTGTTTTACCGTTACTTGCAATCTTCCGACGCTCGAGAGGTATTCAGACGCTA
- a CDS encoding hypothetical protein (possible pseudo, frameshifted) codes for MMIHSAAPVFDASGRLAGVLHGGVLLNRNLDFVDNINSIVYREGSLPLGSKGTATLFLDDVRIATNVRLFQGRAGAGHPGVGGSAQESAGGGRYLARPGVRGQRLVRLRLRARHRRPRPAGGHAVRGLPGSAFRAGQASRPGGDRRPVLAGGRAGQRGLPALGAQRLPAPGAHEPDHERGGGGGGGGPGRSGAQPRRDRAARGPFRRAAGPAPGAQPGTSAARRRTRPEGDRAHPRAGGGEPPFARRPAATGHVGEAGCHRRAHRGGWPTRSTTPSP; via the coding sequence ATGATGATCCATTCCGCGGCGCCGGTCTTCGACGCGAGCGGTCGGCTGGCGGGCGTGCTGCACGGCGGCGTGCTCCTCAACCGCAACCTGGATTTCGTGGACAACATCAACAGCATCGTGTACCGGGAGGGGTCCCTCCCCCTGGGCAGCAAGGGCACGGCCACCCTGTTCCTCGACGACGTGCGCATCGCCACCAACGTGCGTTTGTTCCAGGGGCGAGCGGGCGCTGGGCACCCGGGTGTCGGCGGAAGTGCGCAAGAAAGTGCTGGAGGAGGGCGATACCTGGCTCGACCGGGCGTTCGTGGTCAACGACTGGTACGTCTCCGGCTACGAGCCCGTCACCGACGACCGCGGCCGGCGGGTGGGCATGCTGTACGTGGGCTACCTGGAAGCGCCTTTCGAGCGGGCCAAGCTTCACGCCCTGGGGGTGATCGGCGCCCTGTTCTTGCTGGTGGGCGTGCTGGGCAGCGTGGTCTCCCTGCGCTGGGCGCGCAACGTCTTCCAGCCCCTGGAGCGCATGAGCCAGACCATGAGCGCGGTGGAGGCGGGGGAGGCGGAGGCCCGGGTCGGTCCGGTGCGCAGCCGCGACGAGATCGGGCGGCTCGCGGCCCATTTCGACGAGCTGCTGGACCGGCTCCAGGCGCGCAACCGGGAACTTCAGCAGCTCGCCGACGAACTCGACCAGAAGGTGATCGAGCGCACCCGCGAGCTGGAGGAGGCGAACCGCCATTTGCGCGACGCCCAGCGGCAACTGGTCATGTCGGAGAAGCTGGCTGCCATCGGCGAGCTCACCGCGGGGGGTGGCCCACGAGATCAACAACCCCATCGCCGTGA
- the moaE gene encoding molybdenum cofactor biosynthesis protein MoaE: MSVRVQTEDFDVGLEIQALRRNNPKVGAVAAFVGLVRDVNEGESIRDMVLEHYPGMTEKALEDIVTQAKDRWDVIDILVIHRVGPLKPTDQIVLVAVASGHRGDAFAACEFIMDYLKTRAPFWKKEQTPSGTRWVEARESDDLAAARWQA; encoded by the coding sequence ATGAGCGTTCGCGTTCAGACCGAAGATTTCGACGTGGGCCTGGAGATCCAGGCGCTGCGCCGGAATAATCCCAAGGTGGGCGCAGTAGCGGCGTTCGTAGGACTGGTGCGGGATGTGAACGAGGGGGAGTCGATACGGGACATGGTGCTGGAGCACTATCCCGGCATGACCGAAAAAGCCCTTGAGGACATCGTGACCCAGGCGAAGGACCGCTGGGACGTCATCGATATCCTGGTCATCCATCGCGTCGGGCCCCTCAAGCCCACCGACCAGATCGTGCTGGTGGCGGTGGCGAGCGGGCACCGGGGCGATGCCTTTGCCGCCTGCGAGTTCATCATGGACTACCTCAAAACCAGAGCGCCCTTCTGGAAAAAGGAGCAGACGCCCTCCGGGACCCGTTGGGTCGAGGCGCGCGAATCCGACGACCTTGCCGCGGCCCGCTGGCAGGCTTGA
- a CDS encoding iron ABC transporter substrate-binding protein, which produces MTRAQVEKAAAPWGRRELAGAAFAVLLMAALLARAETTVTFEDSAGRRIAVPARVERVFAAGPPASVLVFAIAPDTLLGWNRPMTPEEARFIPPRYAALPALGRLTGRANTANVETVLKARPDLILDVGSVTPTFVSLADRVQAQTGVPYVLLDGRLEALSRTLELAGALLGRDDRAQRLAQYVGRTLEEVRTQVSMIAEEQRPRVYYARGPNGLQTALPGSINVEALEFVGARNVAAGPPGGGLINVSREQVLAWNPEVIVTIDPNFYAAVWSDPAWAGVAAVRSGRVHLSPHLPFGWVDFPPGLNRVMGVRWLAAVLYPDRFPGDLRRQTEAFYRLFYHRSPEPALLDALLAPQRPLR; this is translated from the coding sequence TTGACCCGTGCCCAGGTTGAAAAGGCCGCCGCCCCTTGGGGCCGCAGGGAGCTCGCCGGCGCGGCCTTCGCCGTCCTCCTGATGGCAGCCCTTCTTGCCAGGGCCGAGACGACGGTGACCTTCGAAGACTCGGCGGGACGGCGGATCGCCGTGCCGGCCCGGGTGGAGCGGGTGTTCGCCGCGGGACCGCCGGCCAGTGTCCTCGTCTTCGCCATCGCCCCCGATACCCTTCTCGGATGGAACCGGCCCATGACGCCCGAGGAGGCCCGCTTCATTCCCCCGCGTTACGCCGCCCTTCCGGCCCTGGGTCGGCTGACGGGGCGCGCCAACACCGCTAACGTGGAAACGGTGCTGAAGGCCCGCCCCGATCTCATCCTGGACGTGGGCTCCGTGACGCCCACCTTCGTATCCCTCGCTGATCGGGTGCAGGCCCAGACCGGCGTGCCCTACGTGCTGCTGGACGGGCGGCTCGAAGCGCTGTCTCGCACTTTGGAGCTGGCAGGGGCCCTGCTAGGGCGCGACGACCGCGCCCAGCGGCTCGCCCAGTACGTGGGCCGCACGCTGGAGGAGGTGCGCACCCAGGTATCGATGATTGCCGAAGAGCAGCGCCCGCGGGTGTACTACGCCCGGGGACCGAACGGGCTGCAGACGGCCCTGCCCGGCTCCATCAACGTGGAGGCGCTGGAGTTCGTAGGCGCCCGCAACGTGGCTGCGGGCCCACCCGGCGGCGGGCTAATCAACGTGTCCCGGGAACAGGTGCTCGCCTGGAATCCCGAGGTGATCGTCACCATCGATCCCAACTTCTACGCCGCGGTATGGAGCGATCCCGCCTGGGCCGGGGTGGCGGCCGTGCGCAGCGGACGGGTGCACCTCTCGCCCCATCTCCCGTTCGGATGGGTGGACTTTCCGCCCGGCCTCAATCGTGTGATGGGCGTGCGCTGGCTGGCGGCCGTCCTGTACCCTGATCGCTTCCCCGGCGACCTGCGGCGGCAGACCGAGGCGTTTTACCGCCTGTTCTATCATCGGTCGCCGGAGCCAGCGCTCCTCGACGCGCTCCTTGCGCCGCAGAGGCCTCTCCGATGA
- a CDS encoding molybdenum-pterin-binding protein codes for MKLSARNVLPGKIKQIRKVPISTEVVLEVAPGVEIISVITTGSAENLGLKEGEAAYAVFKADSVMVGVDR; via the coding sequence ATGAAGCTGAGCGCACGCAACGTCCTTCCCGGAAAAATCAAACAGATTCGCAAAGTCCCCATCAGCACGGAGGTGGTTCTGGAGGTGGCCCCGGGCGTGGAGATCATTTCCGTGATCACTACCGGATCGGCGGAAAACCTCGGGCTTAAAGAGGGCGAGGCGGCCTACGCCGTATTCAAGGCCGACAGCGTGATGGTGGGCGTGGACCGCTGA
- a CDS encoding hypothetical protein (possible pseudo, frameshifted) translates to MRNFISRALKNRGCGLVETVATAEEGARLVERCHFDLVILDIALPGKAGVVWLKELRESGFYGEVILITAFADLETAIDALRAGASDFILKPFRIDQLLNSIQRCFDRARLARENFVLRREVRELAGLEDLVGESEAAEELRRIIRRLAPLPTTVLIQGESGTGKEVAARALHKLSPRAQRPFVPVNCGAISPEIIESELFGHVKGAFTGASESRNGLFFYAQGGTLFLDEIGELPLPMQTKLLRVLEEKKIRPVGSEREIPVDVRIVAATNRNLAPEVAAGRFRQDLFYRLDVVNILIPPLRERPEDIPVLARRFMEELSGRLGVPRVPSPRRCWKPWSATLGRATPGSCATWWSAP, encoded by the coding sequence ATGCGCAATTTCATCAGCCGCGCCCTCAAGAATCGGGGCTGCGGGCTGGTGGAGACGGTGGCCACCGCCGAGGAAGGGGCGCGGCTGGTGGAGCGCTGCCACTTCGACCTGGTCATCCTGGACATCGCCCTCCCCGGCAAGGCGGGGGTGGTCTGGCTCAAGGAGCTGCGGGAGTCCGGGTTCTACGGGGAAGTCATCCTGATCACCGCTTTTGCGGACCTGGAGACCGCCATCGACGCCCTGCGGGCGGGCGCCTCGGACTTCATCCTCAAGCCCTTCCGCATCGACCAGCTCCTCAATTCCATCCAGCGCTGCTTCGACCGGGCGCGGCTCGCCCGGGAAAACTTCGTGTTGCGCCGGGAAGTGCGGGAGCTGGCGGGGCTGGAGGACCTGGTGGGGGAATCCGAGGCGGCGGAAGAGCTGCGCCGAATCATCCGCCGGCTGGCGCCCCTACCCACTACCGTCCTGATCCAGGGCGAATCCGGCACCGGCAAGGAGGTGGCCGCCCGGGCGCTGCACAAGCTGAGCCCCCGGGCCCAGCGGCCCTTCGTGCCGGTCAACTGCGGCGCCATCTCGCCGGAGATCATCGAGAGCGAGCTCTTCGGCCACGTGAAAGGAGCCTTCACCGGGGCCAGCGAATCCCGCAACGGGCTCTTCTTCTACGCCCAGGGGGGCACCCTGTTCCTGGACGAGATCGGGGAGCTGCCCCTTCCCATGCAGACCAAGCTGCTGCGGGTGCTGGAAGAGAAGAAAATCCGGCCAGTCGGCTCCGAGCGGGAGATCCCGGTGGACGTGCGCATCGTCGCCGCCACCAACCGCAACCTGGCTCCGGAGGTGGCCGCAGGCCGCTTTCGGCAGGACCTGTTCTACCGCCTGGACGTGGTGAACATCCTCATCCCGCCCCTGCGGGAGCGCCCGGAGGACATCCCCGTGCTGGCCCGCCGCTTCATGGAGGAGCTCTCGGGCCGGCTGGGCGTGCCCCGCGTCCCCTCACCCCGGAGGTGCTGGAAGCCCTGGTCCGCTACCCTTGGCCGGGCAACGCCCGGGAGCTGCGCAACCTGGTGGAGCGCTCCCTGA
- a CDS encoding hypothetical protein (possible pseudo, frameshifted), whose protein sequence is MAHEINNPIAVIQGNLEVVREVLGPAAEPVKREIRLIDEQANRIREIVTKLLQFARPSEFAGYVEPVEVNAVLDDCLVLVRHVLAKSDIQIVRRYQATRSVGINRNELQQVLINLIVNAVQAMEEGGTLTLSSRDWEDKGVVVSVRDTGPGIRPEDLSRIFDPFYTTKKQHGTGLGLSISYTLVERYGGTLSVDSEYGKGAEFSVWAAFRSPSIRSAPPGRRPA, encoded by the coding sequence GTGGCCCACGAGATCAACAACCCCATCGCCGTGATCCAGGGCAACCTGGAGGTGGTGCGGGAGGTGCTGGGGCCCGCGGCCGAGCCGGTCAAGCGGGAGATCCGGCTAATCGACGAGCAGGCCAACCGCATCCGAGAGATCGTGACCAAGCTGCTGCAATTCGCCCGGCCCTCGGAATTCGCGGGCTACGTGGAGCCGGTGGAGGTCAACGCCGTGCTCGATGACTGCCTGGTGCTGGTGCGGCACGTCCTCGCCAAGAGCGACATCCAGATCGTGCGCCGCTACCAGGCCACCCGCAGCGTGGGTATCAATCGCAACGAGCTGCAGCAGGTGCTGATCAACCTCATCGTCAACGCGGTGCAGGCCATGGAGGAGGGGGGGACGCTGACCTTGAGCAGCCGGGATTGGGAGGACAAGGGCGTGGTGGTGTCGGTGCGGGACACGGGGCCGGGCATCCGGCCCGAGGACTTGAGCCGGATATTCGATCCCTTCTACACGACCAAGAAGCAGCACGGCACGGGCCTGGGGCTGTCCATCAGCTATACCCTGGTGGAGCGCTACGGCGGCACCCTCTCGGTGGACAGCGAGTACGGCAAGGGGGCAGAGTTCAGCGTGTGGGCTGCTTTCCGGAGCCCGTCTATCAGGAGCGCGCCCCCGGGGCGGCGCCCAGCCTGA
- a CDS encoding ABC transporter permease — MNGTLGLAFSQALALIGGADSALWEIVGLSLRVSLTAVGLAALIGLPVGAALAVARFPGRRAVTVILNALMGLPPVIAGLLIYLLLSRAGPLGELGLLFTPAAMVIAQTVLVAPIIAALARQAVEDAWNEYAEQLKSLGAGPVQWALTLLWDCRFSLVTAILAGFGRAAAEVGAVMIVGGNIDGVTRVMTTAIALETSKGDLPLALGLGIILMAIVLSLNAAAYLVKEMAQRRYG, encoded by the coding sequence GTGAACGGCACCTTGGGGCTGGCTTTTTCCCAGGCCCTCGCCCTCATCGGCGGCGCCGATTCCGCCCTGTGGGAGATCGTGGGCTTGAGCCTGCGGGTGAGCCTCACGGCGGTGGGGCTCGCCGCCCTCATCGGCCTGCCGGTGGGGGCCGCCCTGGCGGTGGCCCGCTTTCCCGGCCGCCGGGCGGTGACCGTGATCCTCAACGCCCTCATGGGGCTGCCACCGGTGATCGCAGGATTGCTCATCTACCTGCTCTTGTCCCGGGCTGGGCCTTTGGGCGAGCTGGGCCTGCTGTTTACCCCCGCCGCCATGGTGATCGCCCAGACCGTGCTGGTCGCCCCCATCATCGCCGCGCTAGCGCGCCAGGCCGTCGAGGACGCCTGGAACGAATACGCGGAGCAGCTCAAGTCCCTGGGGGCGGGCCCGGTGCAATGGGCCCTCACCCTGTTGTGGGACTGCCGCTTCTCCCTGGTGACGGCGATCCTCGCCGGCTTCGGGCGGGCCGCCGCCGAGGTGGGGGCGGTGATGATCGTGGGCGGCAACATCGACGGGGTGACCCGGGTCATGACCACCGCCATCGCCCTGGAGACCAGCAAGGGGGATCTTCCCCTCGCCCTGGGGCTGGGGATCATCCTCATGGCCATCGTGCTGTCCCTCAACGCGGCGGCGTACCTGGTGAAGGAAATGGCCCAGCGCCGCTATGGATAG
- a CDS encoding tungsten ABC transporter substrate-binding protein, with protein sequence MALKRRVSLVLALALVTLANAWAEDRYITVASTTSTEQSGLFKHLLPLFEQKTGIQVRVVAVGTGQALDIGRRGDADVVFVHDKAAEEKFVAEGHGVERRQVMYNDFILIGPRSDPAGAGGKDIVAALKNIEAARAPFVSRGDKSGTHAAERRLWALAGIDIDRHKGPWYRECGCGMGPALNTAASMNAYLLSDRGTWLSFRNRGGLALLVEGDQRLFNQYGVILVNPARHPHVKRDWGQTFIDWLVSPEGQQAIASFKIDGEQLFFPNAGPSTAKAR encoded by the coding sequence ATGGCATTGAAGCGACGAGTTTCCCTCGTCTTGGCGCTTGCTTTGGTCACCCTCGCCAACGCCTGGGCAGAGGACCGCTATATCACGGTGGCTTCCACCACTTCCACCGAGCAATCGGGGCTGTTCAAGCACCTGCTTCCCCTGTTCGAGCAGAAAACCGGCATCCAGGTGCGGGTGGTGGCGGTGGGTACCGGCCAGGCCCTGGACATCGGCCGGCGGGGGGACGCGGACGTGGTGTTCGTCCATGATAAGGCGGCGGAAGAAAAATTCGTCGCCGAGGGCCATGGGGTCGAACGCCGGCAGGTGATGTACAACGATTTCATTCTCATCGGGCCCCGCTCGGACCCGGCTGGGGCAGGCGGCAAGGACATCGTGGCCGCCCTCAAGAACATTGAGGCGGCGCGAGCCCCCTTCGTGTCCCGGGGAGACAAGAGCGGCACCCACGCCGCCGAGCGCAGGCTATGGGCGCTGGCGGGGATCGACATCGATCGGCACAAGGGGCCCTGGTACCGGGAGTGCGGCTGCGGCATGGGACCCGCCCTCAACACCGCCGCCTCCATGAACGCCTATCTCCTGTCCGACCGGGGGACCTGGTTGAGCTTCCGGAACCGGGGCGGCCTCGCCCTCCTGGTGGAAGGGGACCAACGGTTGTTCAATCAATACGGGGTGATCCTGGTGAATCCGGCCCGGCACCCCCACGTCAAGCGGGACTGGGGGCAGACTTTCATCGACTGGCTCGTCTCCCCGGAGGGCCAGCAGGCCATCGCGAGCTTCAAAATCGACGGAGAGCAGTTGTTCTTTCCGAACGCCGGTCCGAGCACCGCAAAAGCTCGCTGA